ATGTTGGCGTTTATAGCCATGGTACTTGTTCATATTTATGGGTCTTTAGCAAGTGCAACAGGCAAAATTGGAGCTTTAAACTGGTTGGCATCCGGATGTTTTTTGTTTAACTTTTTGCTCAATACATGGCTAATTCCGCAATATTACGCCTTAGCAGCAGCCTGTATTGCCTTGTTAACGCAGTTATTTATGCTGATAGGCTGTTTATGGCTGGCAAAAAAATATGCAAAACTAATTTGGTCGGCAAAACGTTTAGCCCAAAGTTTAGTTTTTTTAGCTGGATGCAGTACTGCTTACATCTTAACAAACAAACTACTGCCAACCATCCATTTGTTTGGGCAAATTGGTTTAGCTTGCTTAAGCTGTTTTGGCTGGGCGTTGTTAATTGGTTTTATAAGCTTTGCCGATTTAAAATTTGCACTTAAATGGAAGGCCGAAAGTCCGGAAGCATAAACACCACTTAAACCCGAAGTTTAAATTATTTATAAATACAATAAACTTAGATTTCGCCATGATAACAGATGTAAGCATTATTTACTGCTCATCCCATAAAAACCCAAATAGGAATTGTATCTTTGTAGCTTAAATTTAGGTTTGTTTGCAAAGTAATTTAAAACTGGCAACCAAAACAAATTTTTAAACATAAAAAGGGCATTACCCCTTAATTTTGCTTATATTTTACAATTAAAGATGACAACAAATTACCCAATACTTGGCGAAAACGATACCCGCAGTGGGTTTGGCGACGGTCTTTTAGAGCTTGGCCACGAAAACCAAAATGTTGTTGCACTTTGTGCCGACCTTACCGAATCGTTAAAAATGACCAAATTTCAGGCTGCATACCCCGATAGATTTTACAATACCGGAGTAGCCGAAGCCAATATGATAGGCATTGCCGCCGGTTTAACCATTGGCGGAAAAATTCCATTCACAGGAACGTTTGCCAATTTTAGCACAGGCCGCGTTTATGACCAGTTGCGGCAATCGGTGGCCTACTCCGGAAAAAATGTAAAAGTATGCGCCTCACATGCAGGTATTACCTTGGGTGAAGATGGTGCTACGCATCAAATTTTAGAAGATATTGGCCTAATGAAAATGCTGCCCGGTTTTACCGTTATTGTGCCTTGCGATTATAACCAAACTAAAATTGCCACCAAAGCCATTGCCCAACACGAAGGCCCTGTTTACCTGCGTTTTGGCCGCCCTAAAGTACCCATTTTTACCCCCGCCAACCAAGTTTTTGAAATAGGCAAAGCCCAAATTTTAACATCCGGAACCGATGTAACTATTATTGCCTGCGGTCATTTAGTTTGGCAAGCGCTTGAGGCTGGCCGATTTTTAGCCGAGCAAGGTATTAGCGCAGAAATAATAAACATGCACACCATTAAACCCTTAGATAAAGTAGCCATTTTACAATCGGCGGCTAAAACCAAATGCGTCGTTACCGCCGAAGAACACCAGCAAAATGGCGGCTTAGGCGATAGCGTAGCCCAAACTTTAGCCCTTCATCAACCAACACCTATGGAAATGATAGCCGTAAATGACAAATTTGGCGAAAGTGGTAAACCCAATGATTTAATGATAAAATATGGCCTTACTGCCGCTAATATTATAGAAGCTGTAAAAAAAGTACGGCAAAGAATAAGTTAGCGACCTTGCCTTTATACATCAATGCTGCCAATTAAAAAATAAAAAAC
The sequence above is drawn from the Sphingobacteriales bacterium genome and encodes:
- a CDS encoding transketolase family protein, with product MTTNYPILGENDTRSGFGDGLLELGHENQNVVALCADLTESLKMTKFQAAYPDRFYNTGVAEANMIGIAAGLTIGGKIPFTGTFANFSTGRVYDQLRQSVAYSGKNVKVCASHAGITLGEDGATHQILEDIGLMKMLPGFTVIVPCDYNQTKIATKAIAQHEGPVYLRFGRPKVPIFTPANQVFEIGKAQILTSGTDVTIIACGHLVWQALEAGRFLAEQGISAEIINMHTIKPLDKVAILQSAAKTKCVVTAEEHQQNGGLGDSVAQTLALHQPTPMEMIAVNDKFGESGKPNDLMIKYGLTAANIIEAVKKVRQRIS